Part of the Dermatophilus congolensis genome is shown below.
ACGTCGCCATCGTTGGTGACTTGCTGCACAGCCGGGTGGTCCGCTCGAACCTGTACAGCCTGGCTGCTTTGGGAGCACGGGTCACCTTGGTCGCCCCGGGCACGCTATTCCCCGACGGGGTCCGTGACTGGGAAGTGATGGGTACTCCCGGTTTCACCTGCACCACTAACTTCGATGAGGTTGTCGAAGGCGCCGACGCCATCATGATGCTGCGTGTGCAGCGTGAGCGCATGAGCGGTGGATTCTTCCCCTCCGAGAACGAATACACCGACAGGTGGGGCCTGACGCGCGAGCGACTGGCCCGCATGAAAGACAACGCGGTGATCTGCCACCCCGGCCCCATGAACCGCGGACTGGAAATCTCACCGGAGGCCGCTGACGCAGCGAACTCCCTCATCCTCGACCAGGTCTCGGCAGGTATCTCCGTGCGCATGGCCGTGCTCTACCACATCTTTTCCGGCGACCAGATGAGTGCAGGGGAGTCCCGATGACCAGCACGAACAGCAACAAGCGCACAGTCGTTATCACGAACGCTTCCCTGCTGGGAGAACGCAGCGCCGACTTGGTCATCACCGACGGTGTGATCAGTCAGATCATCGAGCCAGGCACAGCCAACGTCTCTGACGCCTTGACCATCGACGCTACCGGTCTCATCGCTCTTCCTGGCCTCGTCGACCCGCACACGCACCTGCGTGAGCCGGGCCGCGAAGACGCAGAGACCATTCTCACTGGTACCCGCGCTGCCGCAGTGGGTGGCTACACCGCCGTCATGGCGATGGCCAACACCACCCCGGTCACGGACACCGCAGCCGCTGCTGAGTGGGTCCACGACGCCGGTGTCGCCACGCCCTACTGTGACGTGCACCCGGTAGGCGCTGTCACTAAAGGACTCAACGGTGAAGAGCTAGCCGAGCTTGGATTGATGAATTCTTCCCGCGCTGGCGTCACCATGTTCAGTGACGACGGTAAATGTGTCGCTGACCCGGTGATCATGCGTCGAGCGTTGCAGTACGTCGCTGCTTTCGATGGCGTGATCGCTCAGCACAGCCAAGACCCGCGACTAGCTCCTGGATCTTCCTGCTGTGACGAAGGCCCCGTTTCTGGCCGGCTGGGGCTGCCTGGATGGCCCGCAGTCGCAGAAGAGTCGATCATCGCCCGCGACATCATGCTCGCTAAGTCCGCGGGCGCTCGCCTGCACGTGTGCCACCTGTCCACTGCTGGGGCTGTTGAGCTGGTCCGGTGGGGTAAGGCGCAGGGAGTCAACATCACTGCCGAAGCAACGCCTCACCATCTGGCACTGACTGCTGATCTGCTTGAGTCGTATGACTCCGTCTATAAAGTGAACCCGCCGCTGCGGTCGATGAAAGACGTTGAAGCGCTGCGTGCTGGGCTAGCAGACGGAACGATCGATATGGTCGGCACAGACCACGCTCCACACGCATTGGTCGATAAGCAGCATGACTTCGCGGTTGCCGCTAACGGCATGCTTGGCCTTGAAACCGCCCTATCTGTGGTCAGTGACGTGCTCGTCCACACGGGGGCTATGACATGGGCTGATGTTGCCCAGTCGATGTCTGTGCGACCTGCTGCTTTGGCTGGCCTGTCCGATCAAGGCCGCCCCCTGGAAGTGGGGGAGCCGGCCAATATCGCGCTGGTTGACCCGCAATCCACGTACACCGTTGACCGTGAGGAGAGCGCCAGTATTTCGCGTAACAACCCGTGGCATGGACGCACCTTGCGTGGCCGTGTCCGCCACACCCTGCTGCGCGGCGTGCCTACCTTCCTCAACGGTGAACTCGCCGACCTGCAGGTAACCCCTCGAGGAGGGTGCGCGTGAGCGAGAAGACCGCCACTTTCTCTCTTGACGCCGGGGCGGCCATTCTCACTGAATTACAGCGAAGCCCGGCCGTCCTCGTTCTCGAAGACGGCCGGATCTTTCGCGGGCGTGCCTACGGAGCTATTGGCTCCACCACCGGCGAAGCTGTCTTCAACACCGGCATGACCGGTTACCAAGAGACACTCACAGACCCCTCATATCACCGGCAAGTTGTTGTGATGACGGCCCCGCATATCGGCAACACCGGCGTCAACGACCACGATGTCGAATCACGACGAATCTGGGTGGCTGGATACGTAATCCGTGAGGCCGCCCTTCGCCCGAGTAACTGGCGTAGCCAACGTCACCTCGAGGACGAATTGCGTGAGCAAGGAATCGTCGGTATCTGCGGTGTCGACACCCGAGCGATTACCCGCCACTTACGCACTCAGGGTGCTATGCGTGTCGGTATTTTCTCCGGCACTGCCGCTGAACACAGCGACACGGAACTGCTAGAACAGGTCCGATCTGCGCCGCAGATGGCCGGGTCGGCCCTCGTCGATGAGGTCACCGTCGCAGCAGCCGTGGAGTACTTTCCCGAAGGTGAACCTGCCTTTGTGGTGGCGCTTGTAGATTTGGGTATC
Proteins encoded:
- a CDS encoding aspartate carbamoyltransferase catalytic subunit — encoded protein: MQLPHLLDTEGLSRQTITTILDTAEEMAQVQQREVKKLPALRGRTIVNMFFEDSTRTRLSFDLAAKRLSADTMAFTAKGSSTSKGESLRDTVLTLKAMGVDGFVIRHSVSGAPKLAMEWSGLPVLNAGDGRHAHPTQALLDAFAMRRALGDLEGKHVAIVGDLLHSRVVRSNLYSLAALGARVTLVAPGTLFPDGVRDWEVMGTPGFTCTTNFDEVVEGADAIMMLRVQRERMSGGFFPSENEYTDRWGLTRERLARMKDNAVICHPGPMNRGLEISPEAADAANSLILDQVSAGISVRMAVLYHIFSGDQMSAGESR
- a CDS encoding dihydroorotase is translated as MTSTNSNKRTVVITNASLLGERSADLVITDGVISQIIEPGTANVSDALTIDATGLIALPGLVDPHTHLREPGREDAETILTGTRAAAVGGYTAVMAMANTTPVTDTAAAAEWVHDAGVATPYCDVHPVGAVTKGLNGEELAELGLMNSSRAGVTMFSDDGKCVADPVIMRRALQYVAAFDGVIAQHSQDPRLAPGSSCCDEGPVSGRLGLPGWPAVAEESIIARDIMLAKSAGARLHVCHLSTAGAVELVRWGKAQGVNITAEATPHHLALTADLLESYDSVYKVNPPLRSMKDVEALRAGLADGTIDMVGTDHAPHALVDKQHDFAVAANGMLGLETALSVVSDVLVHTGAMTWADVAQSMSVRPAALAGLSDQGRPLEVGEPANIALVDPQSTYTVDREESASISRNNPWHGRTLRGRVRHTLLRGVPTFLNGELADLQVTPRGGCA